Proteins from a genomic interval of Callospermophilus lateralis isolate mCalLat2 chromosome 1, mCalLat2.hap1, whole genome shotgun sequence:
- the Rnf34 gene encoding E3 ubiquitin-protein ligase RNF34 isoform X2 yields the protein MKAGATSMWASCCGLLNEVMGTGAVRGQQSGFAGGTGPFRFTPNSDFSTYPSATPEGPNIVCKACGLSFSVFRKKHVCCDCKKDFCSVCSVPQENHRRCSTCHLLQETAFQRPQLMRLKVKDLRQYLILRNIPIDTCREKEDLVDLVLCHHGLGSEDDLDTSSLNSSQSQTSSFFTQSFFSNYTAPSATVSSFQGELMDGDSTSRSGALAQVQSEIASANTEDDDDDDDDEDDEEEEEENLQDRTLGLSKKRVRASLSDLSSLEEVEGMSVRQLKEILARNFVNYSGCCEKWELVEKVNRLYKENEENQKSYGERLQLQDEEDDSLCRICMDAVIDCVLLECGHMVTCTKCGKRMSECPICRQYVVRAVHVFKS from the exons ATGAAG GCGGGTGCCACATCTATGTGGGCTTCGTGCTGTGGGCTGCTGAATGAAGTCATGGGAACCGGAGCTGTCAGGGGCCAGCAGTCAGGATTTGCAGGAGGCACTGGTCCTTTCAGATTTACACCAAACTCTGATTTTTCCACCTACCCATCAGCAACTCCGGAAGGGCCTAATATAGTTTGCAAAGCCTGTGGACTTTCATTTTCAGTCTTTAGAAAGAAG CATGTGTGTTGTGACTGCAAGAAGGATTTTTGCTCCGTTTGTTCAGTTCCGCAAGAAAATCACCGTAGATGTTCTACTTGTCACTTATTACAAGAGACAGCCTTCCAGCGCCCTCAGTTGATGCGACTAAAAGTGAAGGATCTTCGGCAGTATCTCATTCTTAGAAACATACCAATAGATACTTGTCGAGAGAAGGAAGACTTGGTAGATCTAGTACTGTGCCACCATGGACTAGGCTCTGAGGATGACCTGGACACAAGCAGTCTGAATTCTTCACAGTCCCAGACTTCTAGCTTTTTTACACAGTCATTTTTTTCAAACTACACCGCCCCCTCTGCTACTGTGTCTTCCTTTCAGGGGGAGCTTATGGATGGAGACAGCACCTCCAGATCTGGAGCACTGGCACAG GTACAAAGTGAAATAGCTTCAGCAAACACAGAagacgatgatgatgatgatgacgacgaGGATgatgaggaagaagaagaagaaaatttgcagGATCGG ACCCTTGGGCTCTCCAAGAAGCGAGTGAGAGCTTCGCTGTCTGACCTGTCAAGCCTTGAAGAGGTGGAGGGGATGAGTGTGCGCCAGCTGAAGGAAATCTTGGCTCGGAATTTTGTCAACTATTCTGGCTGTTGTGAAAAATGGGAACTGGTAGAGAAAGTTAACCGGTTATACAAAGAGAATGAAGAAAACCAAAAGTCAT ATGGTGAGCGGCTGCAGCTGCAGGACGAGGAAGACGACAGTCTGTGCCGCATCTGCATGGATGCTGTCATCGATTGTGTCCTACTGGAATGTGGGCACATGGTCACCTGCACTAAGTGCGGCAAGCGCATGAGTGAGTGTCCCATCTGCCGCCAGTACGTGGTGCGAGCTGTGCACGTGTTCAAGTCCTGA
- the Rnf34 gene encoding E3 ubiquitin-protein ligase RNF34 isoform X4, protein MKHVCCDCKKDFCSVCSVPQENHRRCSTCHLLQETAFQRPQLMRLKVKDLRQYLILRNIPIDTCREKEDLVDLVLCHHGLGSEDDLDTSSLNSSQSQTSSFFTQSFFSNYTAPSATVSSFQGELMDGDSTSRSGALAQVQSEIASANTEDDDDDDDDEDDEEEEEENLQDRTLGLSKKRVRASLSDLSSLEEVEGMSVRQLKEILARNFVNYSGCCEKWELVEKVNRLYKENEENQKSYGERLQLQDEEDDSLCRICMDAVIDCVLLECGHMVTCTKCGKRMSECPICRQYVVRAVHVFKS, encoded by the exons ATGAAG CATGTGTGTTGTGACTGCAAGAAGGATTTTTGCTCCGTTTGTTCAGTTCCGCAAGAAAATCACCGTAGATGTTCTACTTGTCACTTATTACAAGAGACAGCCTTCCAGCGCCCTCAGTTGATGCGACTAAAAGTGAAGGATCTTCGGCAGTATCTCATTCTTAGAAACATACCAATAGATACTTGTCGAGAGAAGGAAGACTTGGTAGATCTAGTACTGTGCCACCATGGACTAGGCTCTGAGGATGACCTGGACACAAGCAGTCTGAATTCTTCACAGTCCCAGACTTCTAGCTTTTTTACACAGTCATTTTTTTCAAACTACACCGCCCCCTCTGCTACTGTGTCTTCCTTTCAGGGGGAGCTTATGGATGGAGACAGCACCTCCAGATCTGGAGCACTGGCACAG GTACAAAGTGAAATAGCTTCAGCAAACACAGAagacgatgatgatgatgatgacgacgaGGATgatgaggaagaagaagaagaaaatttgcagGATCGG ACCCTTGGGCTCTCCAAGAAGCGAGTGAGAGCTTCGCTGTCTGACCTGTCAAGCCTTGAAGAGGTGGAGGGGATGAGTGTGCGCCAGCTGAAGGAAATCTTGGCTCGGAATTTTGTCAACTATTCTGGCTGTTGTGAAAAATGGGAACTGGTAGAGAAAGTTAACCGGTTATACAAAGAGAATGAAGAAAACCAAAAGTCAT ATGGTGAGCGGCTGCAGCTGCAGGACGAGGAAGACGACAGTCTGTGCCGCATCTGCATGGATGCTGTCATCGATTGTGTCCTACTGGAATGTGGGCACATGGTCACCTGCACTAAGTGCGGCAAGCGCATGAGTGAGTGTCCCATCTGCCGCCAGTACGTGGTGCGAGCTGTGCACGTGTTCAAGTCCTGA
- the Rnf34 gene encoding E3 ubiquitin-protein ligase RNF34 isoform X7 produces the protein MKGELMDGDSTSRSGALAQVQSEIASANTEDDDDDDDDEDDEEEEEENLQDRTLGLSKKRVRASLSDLSSLEEVEGMSVRQLKEILARNFVNYSGCCEKWELVEKVNRLYKENEENQKSYGERLQLQDEEDDSLCRICMDAVIDCVLLECGHMVTCTKCGKRMSECPICRQYVVRAVHVFKS, from the exons ATGAAG GGGGAGCTTATGGATGGAGACAGCACCTCCAGATCTGGAGCACTGGCACAG GTACAAAGTGAAATAGCTTCAGCAAACACAGAagacgatgatgatgatgatgacgacgaGGATgatgaggaagaagaagaagaaaatttgcagGATCGG ACCCTTGGGCTCTCCAAGAAGCGAGTGAGAGCTTCGCTGTCTGACCTGTCAAGCCTTGAAGAGGTGGAGGGGATGAGTGTGCGCCAGCTGAAGGAAATCTTGGCTCGGAATTTTGTCAACTATTCTGGCTGTTGTGAAAAATGGGAACTGGTAGAGAAAGTTAACCGGTTATACAAAGAGAATGAAGAAAACCAAAAGTCAT ATGGTGAGCGGCTGCAGCTGCAGGACGAGGAAGACGACAGTCTGTGCCGCATCTGCATGGATGCTGTCATCGATTGTGTCCTACTGGAATGTGGGCACATGGTCACCTGCACTAAGTGCGGCAAGCGCATGAGTGAGTGTCCCATCTGCCGCCAGTACGTGGTGCGAGCTGTGCACGTGTTCAAGTCCTGA
- the Rnf34 gene encoding E3 ubiquitin-protein ligase RNF34 isoform X9, whose amino-acid sequence MKVQSEIASANTEDDDDDDDDEDDEEEEEENLQDRTLGLSKKRVRASLSDLSSLEEVEGMSVRQLKEILARNFVNYSGCCEKWELVEKVNRLYKENEENQKSYGERLQLQDEEDDSLCRICMDAVIDCVLLECGHMVTCTKCGKRMSECPICRQYVVRAVHVFKS is encoded by the exons ATGAAG GTACAAAGTGAAATAGCTTCAGCAAACACAGAagacgatgatgatgatgatgacgacgaGGATgatgaggaagaagaagaagaaaatttgcagGATCGG ACCCTTGGGCTCTCCAAGAAGCGAGTGAGAGCTTCGCTGTCTGACCTGTCAAGCCTTGAAGAGGTGGAGGGGATGAGTGTGCGCCAGCTGAAGGAAATCTTGGCTCGGAATTTTGTCAACTATTCTGGCTGTTGTGAAAAATGGGAACTGGTAGAGAAAGTTAACCGGTTATACAAAGAGAATGAAGAAAACCAAAAGTCAT ATGGTGAGCGGCTGCAGCTGCAGGACGAGGAAGACGACAGTCTGTGCCGCATCTGCATGGATGCTGTCATCGATTGTGTCCTACTGGAATGTGGGCACATGGTCACCTGCACTAAGTGCGGCAAGCGCATGAGTGAGTGTCCCATCTGCCGCCAGTACGTGGTGCGAGCTGTGCACGTGTTCAAGTCCTGA
- the Rnf34 gene encoding E3 ubiquitin-protein ligase RNF34 isoform X1, which produces MSWNGNMNIHAGATSMWASCCGLLNEVMGTGAVRGQQSGFAGGTGPFRFTPNSDFSTYPSATPEGPNIVCKACGLSFSVFRKKHVCCDCKKDFCSVCSVPQENHRRCSTCHLLQETAFQRPQLMRLKVKDLRQYLILRNIPIDTCREKEDLVDLVLCHHGLGSEDDLDTSSLNSSQSQTSSFFTQSFFSNYTAPSATVSSFQGELMDGDSTSRSGALAQVQSEIASANTEDDDDDDDDEDDEEEEEENLQDRTLGLSKKRVRASLSDLSSLEEVEGMSVRQLKEILARNFVNYSGCCEKWELVEKVNRLYKENEENQKSYGERLQLQDEEDDSLCRICMDAVIDCVLLECGHMVTCTKCGKRMSECPICRQYVVRAVHVFKS; this is translated from the exons aTGTCATGGAATGGTAACATGAATATTCAT GCGGGTGCCACATCTATGTGGGCTTCGTGCTGTGGGCTGCTGAATGAAGTCATGGGAACCGGAGCTGTCAGGGGCCAGCAGTCAGGATTTGCAGGAGGCACTGGTCCTTTCAGATTTACACCAAACTCTGATTTTTCCACCTACCCATCAGCAACTCCGGAAGGGCCTAATATAGTTTGCAAAGCCTGTGGACTTTCATTTTCAGTCTTTAGAAAGAAG CATGTGTGTTGTGACTGCAAGAAGGATTTTTGCTCCGTTTGTTCAGTTCCGCAAGAAAATCACCGTAGATGTTCTACTTGTCACTTATTACAAGAGACAGCCTTCCAGCGCCCTCAGTTGATGCGACTAAAAGTGAAGGATCTTCGGCAGTATCTCATTCTTAGAAACATACCAATAGATACTTGTCGAGAGAAGGAAGACTTGGTAGATCTAGTACTGTGCCACCATGGACTAGGCTCTGAGGATGACCTGGACACAAGCAGTCTGAATTCTTCACAGTCCCAGACTTCTAGCTTTTTTACACAGTCATTTTTTTCAAACTACACCGCCCCCTCTGCTACTGTGTCTTCCTTTCAGGGGGAGCTTATGGATGGAGACAGCACCTCCAGATCTGGAGCACTGGCACAG GTACAAAGTGAAATAGCTTCAGCAAACACAGAagacgatgatgatgatgatgacgacgaGGATgatgaggaagaagaagaagaaaatttgcagGATCGG ACCCTTGGGCTCTCCAAGAAGCGAGTGAGAGCTTCGCTGTCTGACCTGTCAAGCCTTGAAGAGGTGGAGGGGATGAGTGTGCGCCAGCTGAAGGAAATCTTGGCTCGGAATTTTGTCAACTATTCTGGCTGTTGTGAAAAATGGGAACTGGTAGAGAAAGTTAACCGGTTATACAAAGAGAATGAAGAAAACCAAAAGTCAT ATGGTGAGCGGCTGCAGCTGCAGGACGAGGAAGACGACAGTCTGTGCCGCATCTGCATGGATGCTGTCATCGATTGTGTCCTACTGGAATGTGGGCACATGGTCACCTGCACTAAGTGCGGCAAGCGCATGAGTGAGTGTCCCATCTGCCGCCAGTACGTGGTGCGAGCTGTGCACGTGTTCAAGTCCTGA
- the Rnf34 gene encoding E3 ubiquitin-protein ligase RNF34 isoform X5 encodes MSWNGNMNIHAGATSMWASCCGLLNEVMGTGAVRGQQSGFAGGTGPFRFTPNSDFSTYPSATPEGPNIVCKACGLSFSVFRKKGELMDGDSTSRSGALAQVQSEIASANTEDDDDDDDDEDDEEEEEENLQDRTLGLSKKRVRASLSDLSSLEEVEGMSVRQLKEILARNFVNYSGCCEKWELVEKVNRLYKENEENQKSYGERLQLQDEEDDSLCRICMDAVIDCVLLECGHMVTCTKCGKRMSECPICRQYVVRAVHVFKS; translated from the exons aTGTCATGGAATGGTAACATGAATATTCAT GCGGGTGCCACATCTATGTGGGCTTCGTGCTGTGGGCTGCTGAATGAAGTCATGGGAACCGGAGCTGTCAGGGGCCAGCAGTCAGGATTTGCAGGAGGCACTGGTCCTTTCAGATTTACACCAAACTCTGATTTTTCCACCTACCCATCAGCAACTCCGGAAGGGCCTAATATAGTTTGCAAAGCCTGTGGACTTTCATTTTCAGTCTTTAGAAAGAAG GGGGAGCTTATGGATGGAGACAGCACCTCCAGATCTGGAGCACTGGCACAG GTACAAAGTGAAATAGCTTCAGCAAACACAGAagacgatgatgatgatgatgacgacgaGGATgatgaggaagaagaagaagaaaatttgcagGATCGG ACCCTTGGGCTCTCCAAGAAGCGAGTGAGAGCTTCGCTGTCTGACCTGTCAAGCCTTGAAGAGGTGGAGGGGATGAGTGTGCGCCAGCTGAAGGAAATCTTGGCTCGGAATTTTGTCAACTATTCTGGCTGTTGTGAAAAATGGGAACTGGTAGAGAAAGTTAACCGGTTATACAAAGAGAATGAAGAAAACCAAAAGTCAT ATGGTGAGCGGCTGCAGCTGCAGGACGAGGAAGACGACAGTCTGTGCCGCATCTGCATGGATGCTGTCATCGATTGTGTCCTACTGGAATGTGGGCACATGGTCACCTGCACTAAGTGCGGCAAGCGCATGAGTGAGTGTCCCATCTGCCGCCAGTACGTGGTGCGAGCTGTGCACGTGTTCAAGTCCTGA
- the Rnf34 gene encoding E3 ubiquitin-protein ligase RNF34 isoform X3, translated as MSWNGNMNIHHVCCDCKKDFCSVCSVPQENHRRCSTCHLLQETAFQRPQLMRLKVKDLRQYLILRNIPIDTCREKEDLVDLVLCHHGLGSEDDLDTSSLNSSQSQTSSFFTQSFFSNYTAPSATVSSFQGELMDGDSTSRSGALAQVQSEIASANTEDDDDDDDDEDDEEEEEENLQDRTLGLSKKRVRASLSDLSSLEEVEGMSVRQLKEILARNFVNYSGCCEKWELVEKVNRLYKENEENQKSYGERLQLQDEEDDSLCRICMDAVIDCVLLECGHMVTCTKCGKRMSECPICRQYVVRAVHVFKS; from the exons aTGTCATGGAATGGTAACATGAATATTCAT CATGTGTGTTGTGACTGCAAGAAGGATTTTTGCTCCGTTTGTTCAGTTCCGCAAGAAAATCACCGTAGATGTTCTACTTGTCACTTATTACAAGAGACAGCCTTCCAGCGCCCTCAGTTGATGCGACTAAAAGTGAAGGATCTTCGGCAGTATCTCATTCTTAGAAACATACCAATAGATACTTGTCGAGAGAAGGAAGACTTGGTAGATCTAGTACTGTGCCACCATGGACTAGGCTCTGAGGATGACCTGGACACAAGCAGTCTGAATTCTTCACAGTCCCAGACTTCTAGCTTTTTTACACAGTCATTTTTTTCAAACTACACCGCCCCCTCTGCTACTGTGTCTTCCTTTCAGGGGGAGCTTATGGATGGAGACAGCACCTCCAGATCTGGAGCACTGGCACAG GTACAAAGTGAAATAGCTTCAGCAAACACAGAagacgatgatgatgatgatgacgacgaGGATgatgaggaagaagaagaagaaaatttgcagGATCGG ACCCTTGGGCTCTCCAAGAAGCGAGTGAGAGCTTCGCTGTCTGACCTGTCAAGCCTTGAAGAGGTGGAGGGGATGAGTGTGCGCCAGCTGAAGGAAATCTTGGCTCGGAATTTTGTCAACTATTCTGGCTGTTGTGAAAAATGGGAACTGGTAGAGAAAGTTAACCGGTTATACAAAGAGAATGAAGAAAACCAAAAGTCAT ATGGTGAGCGGCTGCAGCTGCAGGACGAGGAAGACGACAGTCTGTGCCGCATCTGCATGGATGCTGTCATCGATTGTGTCCTACTGGAATGTGGGCACATGGTCACCTGCACTAAGTGCGGCAAGCGCATGAGTGAGTGTCCCATCTGCCGCCAGTACGTGGTGCGAGCTGTGCACGTGTTCAAGTCCTGA
- the Rnf34 gene encoding E3 ubiquitin-protein ligase RNF34 isoform X6 gives MSWNGNMNIHGELMDGDSTSRSGALAQVQSEIASANTEDDDDDDDDEDDEEEEEENLQDRTLGLSKKRVRASLSDLSSLEEVEGMSVRQLKEILARNFVNYSGCCEKWELVEKVNRLYKENEENQKSYGERLQLQDEEDDSLCRICMDAVIDCVLLECGHMVTCTKCGKRMSECPICRQYVVRAVHVFKS, from the exons aTGTCATGGAATGGTAACATGAATATTCAT GGGGAGCTTATGGATGGAGACAGCACCTCCAGATCTGGAGCACTGGCACAG GTACAAAGTGAAATAGCTTCAGCAAACACAGAagacgatgatgatgatgatgacgacgaGGATgatgaggaagaagaagaagaaaatttgcagGATCGG ACCCTTGGGCTCTCCAAGAAGCGAGTGAGAGCTTCGCTGTCTGACCTGTCAAGCCTTGAAGAGGTGGAGGGGATGAGTGTGCGCCAGCTGAAGGAAATCTTGGCTCGGAATTTTGTCAACTATTCTGGCTGTTGTGAAAAATGGGAACTGGTAGAGAAAGTTAACCGGTTATACAAAGAGAATGAAGAAAACCAAAAGTCAT ATGGTGAGCGGCTGCAGCTGCAGGACGAGGAAGACGACAGTCTGTGCCGCATCTGCATGGATGCTGTCATCGATTGTGTCCTACTGGAATGTGGGCACATGGTCACCTGCACTAAGTGCGGCAAGCGCATGAGTGAGTGTCCCATCTGCCGCCAGTACGTGGTGCGAGCTGTGCACGTGTTCAAGTCCTGA
- the Rnf34 gene encoding E3 ubiquitin-protein ligase RNF34 isoform X8, with product MSWNGNMNIHVQSEIASANTEDDDDDDDDEDDEEEEEENLQDRTLGLSKKRVRASLSDLSSLEEVEGMSVRQLKEILARNFVNYSGCCEKWELVEKVNRLYKENEENQKSYGERLQLQDEEDDSLCRICMDAVIDCVLLECGHMVTCTKCGKRMSECPICRQYVVRAVHVFKS from the exons aTGTCATGGAATGGTAACATGAATATTCAT GTACAAAGTGAAATAGCTTCAGCAAACACAGAagacgatgatgatgatgatgacgacgaGGATgatgaggaagaagaagaagaaaatttgcagGATCGG ACCCTTGGGCTCTCCAAGAAGCGAGTGAGAGCTTCGCTGTCTGACCTGTCAAGCCTTGAAGAGGTGGAGGGGATGAGTGTGCGCCAGCTGAAGGAAATCTTGGCTCGGAATTTTGTCAACTATTCTGGCTGTTGTGAAAAATGGGAACTGGTAGAGAAAGTTAACCGGTTATACAAAGAGAATGAAGAAAACCAAAAGTCAT ATGGTGAGCGGCTGCAGCTGCAGGACGAGGAAGACGACAGTCTGTGCCGCATCTGCATGGATGCTGTCATCGATTGTGTCCTACTGGAATGTGGGCACATGGTCACCTGCACTAAGTGCGGCAAGCGCATGAGTGAGTGTCCCATCTGCCGCCAGTACGTGGTGCGAGCTGTGCACGTGTTCAAGTCCTGA
- the Kdm2b gene encoding lysine-specific demethylase 2B isoform X5: MAMSVSAEDDDYESEPDQNRAVGRPKGKLGPASAVKLAANRTTAGARRRRTRCRKCEACLRTECGECHFCKDMKKFGGPGRMKQSCIMRQCIAPVLPHTAVCLVCGEAGKEDTVEEEEGKFNLMLMECSICNEIIHPGCLKIKESEGVVNDELPNCWECPKCNHAGKTGKQKRGPGFKYASNLPGSLLKEQKMNRDNKEGPEPVKRRSECEEAPRRRSDEHPKKVPPDGILRRKSDDVHLRRKRKYEKPQELSGRKRASTLQTSPGSSSHLSPRPPLGSSLSPWWRSSLTYFQQQLKPGKEDKLFRKKRRSWKNSEDRMANKPLRRFKQEPEDDLPEAPPKTRESDHSRSSSPTAGPSNEGAEGPEEKKKVKMRRKRRLPNKELSKELSKELNHEIQKTESSLAHENHQPIKSEPESENEEPKRPLGLCERPHRFSKGLNGTPRELRHPLGPSLRSPPRVISRPPPSVSPPKCIQMERHVIRPPPISPPPDSLPLDDGAAHVMHREVWMAVFSYLSHQDLCVCMRVCRTWNRWCCDKRLWTRIDLNHCKSITPLMLSGIIRRQPVSLDLSWTNISKKQLSWLINRLPGLRDLVLSGCSWIAVSALCSSSCPLLRTLDVQWVEGLKDAQMRDLLSPPTDNRPGQMDNRSKLRNIVELRLAGLDITDVSLRLIIRHMPLLSKLHLSYCNHVTDQSINLLTAVGTTTRDSLTEINLSDCNKVTDQCLSFFKRCGNICHIDLRYCKQVTKEGCEQFIAEMSVSVQFGQVEEKLLQKLS; encoded by the exons AACCGGGCGGTGGGTCGGCCCAAGGGCAAGCTGGGCCCAGCCTCCGCGGTGAAATTGGCCGCCAACAGGACCACAGCAGGAGCTCGCAGGCGCCGGACGCGATGCCGCAAGTGCGAGGCCTGCCTGCGGACCGAGTGCGGAGAGTGCCACTTCTGCAAGGACATGAAGAAGTTCGGGGGCCCCGGGCGGATGAAGCAGAGCTGCATCATGCGGCAGTGCATCGCG CCAGTGCTGCCCCACACTGCTGTGTGTCTTGTGTGTGGCGAGGCGGGGAAGGAGGACACAGTGGAAGAGGAAGAGGGCAAGTTTAACCTCATGCTCATGGAGTGCTCCATCTGCAATGAGATCATCCACCCTGGATGCCTTAAG ATTAAGGAGTCAGAGGGTGTGGTCAACGACGAACTTCCAAACTGCTGGGAGTGTCCCAAGTGTAACCATGCCGGCAAGACCGGGAAA CAAAAGCGTGGCCCTGGCTTTAAATATGCCTCCAACCTGCCTGGCTCCCTGCTCAAGGAGCAGAAGATGAACCGGGACAACAAGGAAGGACCAGAGCCTGTCAAGCGGAGGAGTGAGTGTGAAGAGGCTCCCCGGCGTAGGTCAGACGAGCACCCCAAGAAGGTGCCCCCTGATGGCATCCTGCGCCGAAAATCTGACGATGTACACctaaggaggaagaggaaatatGAGAAGCCCCAAGAGCTGAGTGGACGCAAACGA GCCTCGACGCTTCAAACGTCCCCCGGTTCCTCCTCTCACCTCTCGCCGAGGCCCCCTCTAGGCAGCAGCCTCAGCCCTTGGTGGAGATCCAGTCTCACTTACTTCCAGCAGCAG CTAAAACCTGGCAAAGAAGATAAACTTTTCAGGAAAAAG CGGAGATCCTGGAAAAACTCAGAGGACCGGATGGCCAATAAGCCCCTCCGGCGCTTCAAGCAGGAACCAGAGGATGATCTGCCTGAGGCGCCCCCCAAGACCAGGGAGAGTGACCACTCACGCTCCAGCTCGCCCACGGCTGGGCCTAGCAATGAGGGGGCTGAGGGCCCAGAGGAGAAGAAAAAGGTGAAGATGCGTCGGAAACGGCGGCTTCCCAACAAGGAGCTGAGCAAGGAGCTGAGCAAGGAGCTCAACCATGAGATCCAAAAGACAGAGAGCAGCCTGGCCCATGAGAACCACCAGCCCATCAAGTCAGAACCTGAGAGTGAGAACGAGGAACCCAAGCGGCCCCTGGGCCTCTGTGAGCGCCCCCACCGCTTCAGCAAGGGGCTCAATGGCACCCCACGGGAATTGAGGCACCCATTGGGGCCCAGCCTGCGCAGCCCACCCCGAGTCATCTCCCGGCCCCCACCCTCTGTGTCCCCGCCCAAGTGCATCCAGATGGAGCGCCACGTGATCCGGCCACCCCCTATCAGCCCCCCACCCGACTCACTGCCCCTGGATGATGGGGCAGCCCATGTCATGCACAGGGAGGTGTGGATGGCCGTCTTCAGCTACCTCAGCCACCAAGACCTGTGTGTCTGCATGCGGGTCTGCAGGACCTGGAACCGCTG GTGCTGCGATAAGCGGTTGTGGACCCGCATCGACTTGAACCACTGCAAGTCCATCACGCCCCTGATGCTGAGTGGCATCATCCGGCGACAGCCTGTCTCCCTCGACCTTAGCTGGACCAATATCTCCAAGAAGCAGCTGAGCTGGCTCATCAACCGGTTGCCTG ggctccgagaCTTGGTGCTGTCGGGCTGCTCGTGGATCGCAGTCTCAGCCCTCTGTAGCTCCAGTTGTCCATTGCTCCGGACTCTGGATGTCCAGTGGGTAGAAGGACTAAAGGATGCCCAGATGCGGGATCTCCTGTCTCCACCTACAGATAACAGGCCAG GTCAGATGGACAATCGGAGTAAGCTCCGGAACATCGTGGAGCTGCGCTTGGCAGGGCTGGACATCACAGATGTCTCCCTGCGGCTCATCATCCGCCACATGCCTCTGCTCTCCAAACTCCACCTTAGTTATTGTAACCATGTCACCGACCAGTCCATCAACTTGCTTACCGCTGTCGGCACCACCACCCGAGACTCTCTAACCGAGATCAACCTGTCAG ACTGCAATAAGGTCACTGATCAGTGCCTGTCCTTCTTCAAACGCTGTGGAAATATCTGTCATATTGACCTGAGGTACTGCAAGCAAGTCACCAAGGAAGGCTGTGAGCAGTTCATAGCTGAAATGTCTGTGAGTGTCCAGTTTGGGcaagtggaagaaaaactcctgcaAAAACTGAGTTAG